A window of Lepidochelys kempii isolate rLepKem1 chromosome 1, rLepKem1.hap2, whole genome shotgun sequence contains these coding sequences:
- the ARL11 gene encoding ADP-ribosylation factor-like protein 11: protein MGTLSSKAWYKRDARVVMLGLDFAGKSTILSKLKSNEVVETFPTVGFNVESLKTPCHLPLTLWDVGGQAKLRTSWKDYLEDTDTLIFVLDSADKTRLPEAMAELEKVLNNVNMTGVPVLLLANKQELPRSLSLSELREMLNLEWFSGRSWELRGCSAHTGEGLREALMALAGLLKSRDKNSSECVCAPLQ from the coding sequence atggggacctTGAGCTCCAAGGCTTGGTACAAAAGAGACGCCCGGGTGGTGATGCTGGGACTGGATTTTGCTGGCAAATCCACCATCTTGTCTAAATTGAAGAGCAACGAGGTTGTGGAGACTTTCCCGACAGTGGGCTTCAATGTGGAGTCTCTGAAAACCCCGTGTCATCTACCCTTGACTCTCTGGGATGTGGGTGGTCAAGCCAAACTCCGCACTAGCTGGAAGGACTATCTGGAAGACACGGACACTCTCATCTTTGTGCTGGACAGTGCCGACAAAACCCGGCTGCCAGAGGCAATGGCTGAACTGGAGAAAGTTCTGAACAACGTAAACATGACAGGGGTTCCAGTCTTGCTTCTGGCCAACAAGCAGGAGCTGCCAAGGTCCCTGTCTCTCTCAGAGCTGCGGGAGATGCTGAATCTCGAATGGTTCAGTGGCCGAAGCTGGGAGCTGAGAGGGTGCAGTGCTCACACTGGCGAGGGGCTGAGGGAAGCCTTAATGGCCCTGGCAGGACTTCTTAAGAGCCGGGATAAGAATTCCAGTGAATGTGTCTGTGCGCCACTCCAGTGA